Proteins encoded within one genomic window of Nitrospina gracilis 3/211:
- a CDS encoding MerR family transcriptional regulator: MADPMTIGGLSKQTDCNIETIRYYEKIGMLPTPRRTEGGHRVYNETHARRLQFIRRARALGFPLDEVRKLLALSEDKPKSCGKVKTLAEGHLEDIQSRIRDLKAMEKVLKQLVSQCTGRTAPDCPIIDSLQN, translated from the coding sequence ATGGCGGACCCAATGACCATTGGCGGGCTTTCCAAACAGACGGATTGCAACATCGAAACCATCCGTTATTACGAAAAGATCGGCATGCTGCCCACACCGCGCCGCACCGAAGGCGGACACCGCGTGTACAACGAGACCCATGCGCGCAGGTTGCAGTTCATCCGCCGGGCGCGGGCGCTGGGGTTTCCGCTCGACGAGGTGCGCAAACTGCTGGCCTTATCGGAGGACAAACCAAAATCCTGCGGCAAGGTGAAAACGCTGGCGGAGGGGCACCTGGAGGACATTCAATCGCGCATCCGCGACCTGAAGGCGATGGAAAAAGTGCTGAAACAACTGGTAAGCCAGTGCACCGGACGCACCGCCCCGGACTGCCCCATCATCGACAGCCTGCAGAATTGA
- a CDS encoding thioredoxin family protein, translating to MTAQRNVEIYSAGCAVCEDAIATVRDLACDACEVTVRDMTQPEVAEQAQRLGIRSVPAVVIDGRLAACCGTGLDTAALKQAGLGQPL from the coding sequence ATGACCGCTCAACGAAACGTCGAAATTTACAGCGCCGGGTGCGCGGTGTGCGAGGACGCCATCGCCACGGTCCGCGATCTTGCCTGCGATGCCTGCGAGGTGACGGTGCGGGACATGACTCAGCCTGAGGTGGCGGAGCAGGCCCAACGGCTGGGCATCCGGTCGGTGCCCGCAGTGGTGATCGACGGGCGGCTCGCCGCCTGCTGCGGCACGGGGCTGGATACCGCGGCGCTCAAACAAGCCGGGCTCGGCCAGCCGCTTTAA
- a CDS encoding SAM-dependent methyltransferase translates to MSFFSEEHRLAATRRILQHVGETLNARFSVRLWEGSVIPLGREVDERFFIAINGPGVLGGLLRKPTLENLLLEYVKGHLEIHGDLIDFIALLRDRQMKKNLKKLDKFFLLRQALPLLFAPAADKTVQHEYTDDAIGRDEARRDNKKFIQFHYDISNEFYALFLDEEMQYSCGYFKDAENSLDQAQQDKLEMICRKLRLQPGETLLDIGCGWGGLICYAARHYGVTAHGVTLSQRQFDFATEKIKRLGLEDRVTIELRDYSTLEGTYDKVVSVGMFEHIGIANMPAYFKKIHSLLKDRGILMNHGISRRAKASRRKALKVRPERRLLLKYIFPGSELDNIGHTADVMEIAGFEVRDIEAWREHYGLTCQHWYRRLEARREEAIGFVGVERFRMWALYLAGVSTGFRDGSMHICQVVATKRGPKGPSGLPLTRDDLYR, encoded by the coding sequence ATGTCCTTTTTCTCCGAAGAACACAGGCTGGCCGCCACCCGGCGGATCCTGCAACACGTGGGCGAAACCCTCAATGCCCGCTTCTCCGTCCGCCTCTGGGAAGGATCGGTGATCCCGCTGGGCCGCGAGGTGGATGAGCGGTTTTTCATCGCCATCAACGGCCCCGGCGTGCTGGGGGGACTGTTGCGGAAACCGACGCTGGAAAACCTGCTCCTCGAATACGTCAAGGGCCACCTCGAAATCCACGGCGACCTGATCGACTTCATCGCCCTCCTGCGCGACCGGCAGATGAAGAAAAACCTGAAGAAGCTCGACAAGTTTTTCCTTTTGCGGCAGGCTCTGCCACTGTTGTTCGCACCCGCCGCCGACAAAACGGTTCAACACGAATACACCGACGATGCGATCGGCCGCGACGAAGCGCGGCGCGACAACAAAAAGTTCATCCAGTTTCATTACGACATCAGCAACGAGTTTTACGCGCTGTTTCTCGATGAGGAAATGCAGTACTCCTGCGGCTACTTCAAGGACGCGGAAAACTCTCTCGACCAGGCCCAGCAGGACAAACTGGAAATGATCTGCCGCAAACTGCGCCTCCAGCCGGGCGAAACCCTGCTCGACATCGGCTGTGGCTGGGGCGGGTTGATCTGTTACGCCGCCCGCCATTACGGGGTGACGGCGCACGGCGTGACCCTGTCGCAGAGACAGTTCGACTTCGCCACGGAAAAAATCAAACGGCTCGGCCTGGAAGACCGCGTCACGATCGAACTCCGCGATTACTCGACGCTGGAAGGCACCTACGACAAGGTGGTGAGCGTCGGCATGTTCGAGCACATCGGCATCGCCAACATGCCCGCGTATTTCAAAAAAATCCATTCCCTGCTGAAGGACCGCGGCATCCTGATGAACCACGGCATCTCGCGCCGCGCCAAGGCGTCGCGCCGCAAGGCGCTCAAGGTCCGGCCCGAACGCCGCCTGCTGTTGAAATACATCTTTCCCGGAAGCGAGCTCGACAACATCGGCCACACCGCCGACGTGATGGAGATCGCCGGGTTCGAGGTGCGCGACATCGAGGCCTGGCGCGAACATTACGGGCTGACCTGCCAGCACTGGTACCGGCGGCTGGAAGCGCGCCGGGAGGAGGCCATCGGTTTCGTCGGTGTGGAGCGGTTTCGCATGTGGGCGCTGTACCTCGCCGGGGTGTCCACCGGGTTCCGCGACGGCTCGATGCACATCTGCCAGGTGGTGGCGACCAAACGCGGCCCGAAAGGCCCCTCCGGCCTGCCCCTCACCCGCGACGACCTGTACCGGTAG
- a CDS encoding TraR/DksA family transcriptional regulator, with the protein MKPEDLERLRHQLLTLQEELTALDAASKASTKPVELDQARMGRLSRMDAMQDQQMAQEAARRNQQMLVRIEGALRRMDTGRFGDCFVCGEAIDLRRLEFDPTSTRCIDCAEK; encoded by the coding sequence ATGAAACCCGAAGACCTCGAACGCCTGCGCCACCAGTTGCTCACCCTGCAGGAAGAATTGACGGCGCTCGACGCCGCGTCGAAGGCCTCGACGAAACCGGTGGAGCTGGACCAGGCGCGCATGGGCCGCCTGTCTCGCATGGACGCCATGCAGGACCAGCAGATGGCACAGGAAGCGGCCCGGCGCAACCAGCAGATGCTGGTCCGGATCGAAGGCGCGCTCCGCCGTATGGATACCGGGCGCTTCGGCGACTGTTTTGTGTGCGGCGAGGCCATCGACCTGCGTCGGCTGGAGTTCGATCCCACCAGCACCCGCTGCATCGACTGCGCGGAGAAGTGA